A genomic region of Christiangramia sp. OXR-203 contains the following coding sequences:
- a CDS encoding NAD-binding protein, whose translation MKKRIDSLNDHIIVCGYGQNGKQAVQKLLDYRKDFVIIDDHEEVFQNLENDRLNYIVGNATEDEVLSLAGVERASTLICALPRDADNLFIVLSARQLKKDLKIISRATEENSYKKLKLAGADNVIMPDRIGGSHMASLVVVPDLVEFLDNLSVSGEQDSINVEQISFSKICTDGVERSISETDIRKKTGCSVIGYKSPSGTYVVNPEPSQRIERDSKLIMIGRPDQIEYLKKYYSV comes from the coding sequence ATGAAGAAGAGGATAGACTCCCTGAACGATCATATCATTGTTTGCGGTTACGGTCAGAACGGGAAACAGGCAGTTCAGAAATTACTGGACTATCGAAAGGATTTTGTTATCATAGATGATCATGAGGAAGTCTTTCAGAATCTGGAAAATGACAGACTGAATTATATTGTAGGAAATGCTACCGAAGATGAGGTGCTTAGCCTTGCTGGTGTGGAAAGAGCATCCACTTTGATCTGTGCTCTTCCCAGGGATGCAGATAACCTGTTCATCGTACTTTCAGCAAGACAGTTAAAAAAGGATCTGAAGATTATTAGCAGGGCTACGGAAGAAAACAGTTATAAAAAGTTGAAACTGGCCGGTGCAGATAACGTCATTATGCCCGATAGAATAGGGGGGAGTCATATGGCTTCCCTTGTAGTGGTTCCAGATCTGGTCGAATTTCTGGATAATCTTTCTGTTTCTGGAGAGCAGGACAGTATTAATGTAGAACAGATCTCATTTTCTAAAATTTGCACAGATGGAGTGGAAAGGTCAATTTCTGAAACCGATATTCGAAAAAAAACCGGTTGCTCTGTTATTGGCTATAAATCACCGTCTGGAACCTATGTGGTAAACCCGGAACCATCTCAACGTATCGAGCGTGATTCTAAGTTGATTATGATTGGCAGGCCTGATCAAATTGAGTATTTAAAAAAGTATTATTCGGTTTAG
- a CDS encoding MBL fold metallo-hydrolase: MKKLTTSIVFGLACSFSSFAFQNMDQVEIKTQQITEEVYLLKGAGGNIGILTGPDGVFMIDDQFAALSDKLITAIAKISEQPVRFLVNTHHHGDHTGGNENFDDQGALILAHENVRERLKEKATDSTAGIPVITFNDQLNLHINANDVMVLHVHNAHTDGDALVYLPQSNVLHTGDTFFNRMFPYIDLSSGGSVDGDIEAAEKGLSIINENTQIIPGHGNLATYKDYLNYLAMLKSIRESVLQKIDQGATEEEVALNESLTYQFYTDKEASEFFIDGEKIRRTFYKSLIK; the protein is encoded by the coding sequence ATGAAAAAACTTACAACATCAATAGTATTCGGTTTAGCATGCAGTTTTAGCAGTTTTGCCTTCCAGAATATGGATCAGGTAGAAATTAAAACGCAACAGATTACCGAAGAAGTGTACCTCTTAAAGGGTGCTGGCGGAAATATTGGCATACTTACAGGACCGGATGGGGTGTTCATGATAGATGATCAATTCGCTGCACTATCAGATAAATTGATCACGGCTATTGCCAAAATTAGCGAACAGCCTGTTCGATTTCTGGTGAACACACATCATCATGGAGATCATACCGGTGGAAATGAAAACTTTGATGATCAGGGAGCGCTTATTCTAGCACATGAAAATGTTCGCGAGCGATTGAAAGAGAAAGCGACAGACAGTACTGCAGGCATTCCAGTTATTACCTTTAATGACCAGTTGAATCTGCATATAAATGCAAATGATGTGATGGTATTGCATGTACATAATGCTCATACAGATGGTGATGCGCTCGTATACCTACCTCAAAGCAATGTATTGCACACTGGAGATACTTTTTTCAATAGAATGTTTCCTTACATAGATTTGAGTAGCGGCGGTAGTGTAGATGGCGACATTGAGGCTGCGGAAAAGGGCTTGTCCATCATCAATGAGAACACACAAATAATTCCCGGGCATGGTAACCTGGCAACCTATAAGGATTATTTAAACTATTTGGCTATGCTGAAAAGCATCAGGGAAAGTGTTCTCCAGAAGATTGATCAGGGGGCTACTGAAGAGGAAGTCGCACTTAATGAATCGCTAACTTATCAATTTTATACAGATAAAGAAGCCAGTGAATTTTTTATTGACGGAGAAAAGATCAGGAGAACCTTTTATAAGAGTTTAATAAAATAG
- the rpsU gene encoding 30S ribosomal protein S21, whose protein sequence is MLIIPVKDGENIDRALKRFKRKFDKTGTMRQLRSRQHFTKPSVERRAQIQKAEYIQHLRDAEDI, encoded by the coding sequence ATGTTAATTATACCAGTTAAAGACGGAGAAAATATAGATAGAGCTCTTAAGCGTTTCAAGCGAAAGTTCGACAAGACAGGAACTATGCGCCAGCTAAGAAGCCGCCAGCATTTTACGAAGCCATCTGTAGAGCGTAGAGCTCAGATTCAAAAAGCGGAGTACATCCAGCATTTGAGAGACGCAGAAGATATCTAG
- a CDS encoding ion channel has translation MRQLIDSRIRLAVVLIIMVFVTGIVGFRFLYDYTWIDALYMTIITVSTVGYGEVQPMGGLRKVIYFLFYYFRTVHLWFRSLYDHRTYSE, from the coding sequence ATGAGACAATTGATAGATTCCAGGATCAGGCTGGCCGTAGTCTTGATTATTATGGTGTTCGTTACCGGAATCGTTGGTTTCAGGTTCTTATATGATTATACATGGATTGATGCGCTCTATATGACCATCATTACCGTAAGTACTGTAGGATATGGGGAAGTCCAGCCTATGGGGGGCCTACGGAAAGTTATTTACTTCCTTTTTTATTATTTCCGGACTGTTCATCTTTGGTTTCGGTCTCTCTACGATCACAGAACATATTCTGAATAA
- a CDS encoding helix-hairpin-helix domain-containing protein, translated as MKFLKSHFALSRSQQNGIFVLVLVIIILQLILFGIDYISKDSEPVNDEKLQNFQNQLDSIRKLKPIVKDTIYPFNPNYLSDFEAYQIGLSVEEIDKLLKYRATNKWINSAEEFQAVTGVSDSLMTIIKPSFRFPDWVKNSWKLQKPVIGTAVDISIADLNTVSAEDLQVVNGIGEKLSERIVKYRNSIGGFLSEEQLKDVYGLSPEVIARINEKFQVINKPQIILQNINSITEAALAELPYFNPALARKIINYRTINEGIRSFEELTKISGFPSDKIDRIKLYLSVQ; from the coding sequence ATGAAATTTTTAAAATCCCATTTTGCGCTTTCAAGAAGTCAGCAGAATGGGATTTTTGTTTTGGTACTGGTTATAATTATCCTGCAATTGATTCTCTTCGGAATTGATTATATCTCTAAAGATAGCGAGCCTGTTAATGATGAAAAACTTCAGAATTTCCAGAATCAGCTGGATTCTATCCGTAAGCTGAAGCCTATAGTGAAGGATACCATCTACCCTTTCAATCCAAATTATTTGTCAGATTTCGAAGCATATCAAATAGGATTGAGCGTAGAAGAGATCGATAAATTATTGAAGTACCGTGCTACCAATAAATGGATTAACTCTGCTGAAGAATTCCAGGCGGTGACCGGAGTAAGTGATAGTTTGATGACTATAATAAAACCTTCTTTTCGGTTTCCCGACTGGGTGAAGAACTCCTGGAAGCTTCAGAAACCCGTAATAGGAACGGCTGTTGATATTTCGATCGCCGACCTTAATACTGTCTCAGCTGAAGATCTTCAGGTGGTAAATGGCATTGGTGAAAAACTTTCAGAAAGGATCGTAAAATACAGAAACAGTATTGGCGGTTTTCTTTCCGAAGAACAATTGAAGGATGTGTACGGACTAAGTCCTGAGGTGATCGCCAGAATTAATGAGAAGTTCCAGGTTATCAATAAACCACAGATAATCCTCCAGAATATAAATTCTATCACAGAAGCTGCACTGGCAGAATTGCCTTATTTTAACCCGGCTCTAGCCAGGAAAATTATAAATTATAGAACCATCAATGAAGGGATTCGGTCTTTTGAAGAATTGACAAAAATCAGTGGGTTTCCTTCCGATAAAATCGACAGAATTAAATTATATTTGTCAGTACAGTGA
- a CDS encoding acyl-CoA dehydrogenase family protein: MSRYFTEEHELFRKSFQEFLQKEVVPHVDKWEETGTIERFIWKKFGEMGYFGLHQPEEYGGMALDLFYTIIFLEELQKVNSGGFAAAMWAHAYLAMTHLKVEASHELKEKYLTPAIEGEMIGCLGISEPFGGSDVAGMKTTAVKKGDHYVINGSKTFITNGVYADFYVVAAKTDPEKGNKGMSMFLLDKEFAGISANKLNKLGWRASDTAELAFDNVKVPVENLLGEEGMGFNYIMQHFALERLIMGVNAHARSEFALKYTMGYMQEREAFGRSLDKFQALRHTIAEMVSEVEVIKEFNYATTQRLNDGEYVVKEASMSKLLATKISDEVMYKCLQMLGGYGYMEDYPMARMFRDSRLGPIGGGTSEILKEIIAKMVIDKKEYKPAAK, from the coding sequence ATGAGTAGATATTTTACAGAGGAACATGAACTTTTCAGGAAGAGTTTCCAGGAATTTCTTCAGAAAGAAGTAGTACCTCACGTAGATAAATGGGAAGAAACCGGTACCATTGAAAGGTTTATATGGAAGAAGTTTGGAGAAATGGGTTATTTCGGTCTTCATCAACCGGAAGAGTACGGAGGAATGGCTTTAGACCTTTTCTATACGATTATATTTCTTGAGGAACTTCAGAAAGTAAATTCAGGTGGTTTTGCAGCAGCTATGTGGGCGCATGCTTATCTTGCTATGACGCACTTAAAAGTGGAAGCCAGTCATGAACTCAAAGAGAAATACCTTACGCCTGCAATTGAAGGTGAAATGATTGGTTGTCTTGGAATTTCAGAACCATTCGGAGGATCTGATGTTGCTGGTATGAAAACTACGGCTGTTAAGAAGGGGGATCATTATGTGATCAATGGTTCAAAGACTTTCATCACCAATGGAGTATATGCAGATTTTTATGTGGTAGCTGCTAAAACAGATCCTGAAAAAGGGAATAAAGGAATGAGTATGTTCCTATTGGATAAAGAGTTTGCAGGAATTTCAGCAAATAAACTGAATAAACTAGGCTGGAGAGCATCAGATACTGCAGAACTTGCATTTGACAATGTGAAAGTACCTGTTGAAAATTTACTTGGTGAAGAGGGAATGGGCTTCAATTACATCATGCAACATTTCGCTCTGGAGCGTTTGATCATGGGTGTAAATGCGCACGCACGCTCAGAATTTGCACTAAAATACACGATGGGTTATATGCAGGAGCGGGAAGCTTTTGGGCGTTCGCTGGATAAATTTCAGGCTTTGAGACATACCATTGCTGAAATGGTGAGTGAAGTTGAGGTGATCAAAGAATTTAACTATGCCACGACTCAACGTTTGAATGATGGAGAATATGTAGTAAAAGAGGCTAGTATGTCTAAACTGCTTGCGACTAAAATTTCAGATGAGGTAATGTATAAATGCTTGCAAATGCTAGGTGGATATGGATATATGGAAGATTACCCAATGGCAAGAATGTTTCGTGACAGTAGGTTGGGACCAATTGGCGGTGGAACTTCTGAAATTCTAAAAGAGATTATCGCAAAAATGGTAATTGATAAGAAGGAATACAAGCCTGCAGCTAAATAG
- a CDS encoding amino acid carrier protein, giving the protein MRKYLLSMFFLFSIVGLSAQELDVKAQVGNPSKVINNGFIELDVTGGTPPYQYKWSNQGTSLESNKTAGLTEGVPYTVVVTDAAGNKFEGEYQVEAEAITEHFNGTFSPIVASMGSVLFWDPFTAMGVYDPVIYADIKRIEAPTWSASEDAKFVLEEWLVEDGEHVNEGDPIAVVTKNGESIEVLANADGTLDQFQAEGEVIYNSENKQHVIEQGAQYFGSIIYDEPVALLHPNGDPQTKNIPFIVVWLVLGALFFTIRLGFINIRGFKHSLQLAKGKYDDPNAPGQVTHFQALATAVSGTVGLGNIAGVAVAISLGGAGATMWMILAGLLGMSSKFVECTLGVKYRFINADGRVFGGPMNYLRYGLEKRNKRGLGKFLAAFFAILAIGASFGGGNMFQANQSFSILAGEFPMLEGNGFIFGIVVAVLVGIVIIGGISSIAKVTGKIVPIMAAVYVLGALVVIGVNIENIGPAFTAIWDGAFNPSALKGGVIGVLIVGFQRAAFSNEAGVGSAAIAHSAAKTNHPPSEGFVALLEPFIDTVVVCTLTALVLIFTGMHEVEGVGGVELTSSAFGSVISWFPYVLATAVFLFAFSTMISWSYYGMRAWTYLFGKSKTNEIIYKVLFLIFVVVGASVSLGAVLDFSDMMILAMSFPNIIGLYIMIGEVSKDLKDYSRKLKAGELFHKTEEPAA; this is encoded by the coding sequence ATGAGAAAGTATTTGCTTTCAATGTTCTTTTTATTTTCGATTGTAGGACTATCTGCACAGGAACTAGACGTAAAAGCCCAGGTAGGAAACCCCTCCAAAGTAATAAATAATGGATTCATTGAACTGGATGTAACAGGAGGGACTCCTCCTTACCAGTATAAATGGTCCAACCAGGGAACCAGCCTGGAATCTAATAAGACCGCTGGTCTTACAGAAGGTGTTCCATATACTGTAGTAGTTACTGATGCTGCTGGAAACAAATTTGAAGGTGAGTACCAGGTAGAGGCAGAAGCAATTACCGAACACTTCAACGGAACTTTTTCTCCTATTGTAGCCAGTATGGGAAGCGTACTTTTTTGGGATCCATTTACGGCTATGGGAGTTTACGATCCTGTTATTTATGCTGATATAAAAAGAATTGAAGCTCCAACCTGGAGTGCTTCTGAAGATGCTAAATTTGTTCTTGAAGAATGGCTGGTCGAAGATGGCGAGCATGTGAATGAAGGAGATCCTATTGCGGTTGTTACCAAGAATGGTGAAAGCATCGAAGTGCTTGCGAACGCTGATGGTACACTAGATCAGTTTCAAGCGGAAGGTGAAGTAATCTACAACTCGGAAAATAAGCAACATGTTATTGAGCAGGGAGCTCAGTATTTTGGTAGCATTATATATGATGAGCCGGTAGCGCTTCTTCATCCAAATGGAGACCCTCAAACTAAAAACATCCCATTTATTGTGGTTTGGCTTGTACTGGGAGCATTGTTCTTCACGATCAGGTTAGGTTTTATTAATATTAGAGGTTTTAAACACTCTTTACAATTAGCTAAGGGTAAATATGACGATCCAAACGCTCCTGGACAGGTAACTCACTTCCAGGCACTGGCTACTGCCGTTTCTGGTACTGTAGGTCTTGGTAACATTGCTGGTGTGGCAGTGGCGATCTCATTAGGAGGTGCCGGTGCGACGATGTGGATGATCCTTGCGGGACTTCTTGGAATGTCTTCCAAATTTGTGGAATGTACTCTAGGTGTGAAATATAGATTTATAAATGCTGATGGTCGTGTTTTTGGTGGTCCAATGAACTACTTGAGATATGGACTCGAAAAAAGAAACAAAAGAGGTCTTGGTAAATTCCTTGCCGCGTTTTTCGCGATACTTGCGATCGGTGCATCTTTTGGTGGTGGAAACATGTTCCAGGCTAACCAGTCTTTCTCTATTCTTGCTGGAGAATTTCCAATGCTGGAAGGAAACGGATTTATCTTTGGGATAGTTGTAGCAGTACTGGTAGGTATTGTAATTATTGGTGGTATTAGCAGTATTGCTAAGGTAACTGGTAAGATCGTTCCAATCATGGCAGCAGTTTATGTGCTGGGTGCATTAGTTGTAATAGGTGTAAATATTGAAAATATTGGTCCTGCATTTACTGCAATCTGGGATGGAGCTTTTAATCCGAGTGCTTTAAAAGGTGGAGTTATTGGTGTTCTAATCGTAGGATTCCAGCGTGCAGCTTTCTCTAATGAGGCTGGTGTTGGTTCTGCAGCGATTGCGCATAGTGCAGCGAAAACGAATCACCCGCCTTCTGAAGGTTTTGTGGCTCTGTTAGAGCCATTTATTGATACCGTAGTAGTTTGTACGCTAACTGCTTTAGTATTGATCTTTACAGGGATGCACGAAGTAGAAGGTGTTGGAGGTGTAGAATTAACTTCAAGTGCTTTTGGAAGTGTTATTTCATGGTTCCCATATGTTCTGGCAACAGCAGTATTCTTATTCGCATTTTCCACGATGATCTCCTGGTCTTACTACGGAATGAGAGCCTGGACTTACCTGTTTGGAAAAAGTAAAACGAACGAAATTATTTATAAGGTTTTATTTCTAATTTTCGTGGTAGTTGGAGCCTCTGTTAGTTTAGGAGCAGTGCTGGATTTCTCAGATATGATGATCCTGGCCATGTCCTTCCCTAATATTATAGGTCTTTATATTATGATTGGCGAGGTTAGTAAGGATCTTAAGGATTACTCAAGGAAGCTTAAGGCCGGAGAGTTGTTCCATAAAACTGAAGAGCCAGCCGCATAG
- a CDS encoding PspC domain-containing protein produces the protein MRHYLEKHGFYVSTRMADKMGIRAKNVRLFFIYASFFTMGAGFIVYLILAFWLKLKDLIYTKRTSVFDL, from the coding sequence ATGAGACATTACCTTGAAAAGCACGGATTCTACGTATCCACCAGGATGGCAGATAAGATGGGAATTCGCGCAAAGAATGTTCGGTTGTTCTTTATATATGCAAGCTTTTTTACCATGGGTGCAGGTTTTATTGTATACCTGATCCTTGCTTTCTGGCTCAAACTTAAAGACCTAATCTACACGAAGAGAACCTCTGTATTTGATTTATGA
- a CDS encoding DUF2851 family protein: MKEDFLYYLWKFQKFDSECLRTSEGESLQIISTGSQNDLSGPDFFNAHLIISGIKWAGNVEMHLKSSDWYLHHHETDPAYENVILHVVWEHDENIFRRDGSLIPVLELKNIIAFSLISNYRHLLESRHNSINCEDSFSEFSTFEIEHWLERLYFERLERKSELIFEVLQRSNNDWNTACMILIFRAFGLNINGDYFSNLAENLDYSLVAKLGRDQFSLEALFMGYSNLIHGADQYSEELLTEFQFLQHKFCIPLIDSKPEFFRLRPDNFPTIRLAQLASLYAQRPSFFSDIIAAKDLNEIRSLFTIEVSVYWKTHYNFDKSHKSRSKKLSNSFLELLLINFVIPLKFAFSKSSGEPASSLYEIVTSLKAEKNSIVNMFNNLRQGTVRNALESQAALELKKNYCSKGRCLQCELGARLLRKSVKYV, translated from the coding sequence GTGAAGGAAGACTTTCTTTATTATCTCTGGAAGTTTCAGAAATTTGATTCCGAATGTCTTAGAACTTCGGAAGGAGAATCTTTACAAATCATTTCGACAGGTTCTCAAAACGACTTATCCGGCCCGGATTTCTTCAATGCTCACTTAATAATCTCAGGAATCAAATGGGCTGGCAATGTTGAAATGCATCTAAAGTCATCAGACTGGTACCTACATCACCATGAAACAGATCCTGCCTACGAAAATGTGATCCTGCATGTGGTATGGGAACACGATGAGAACATCTTCCGAAGAGATGGTAGCCTTATACCAGTATTAGAATTGAAAAATATTATAGCTTTTTCGCTGATCTCAAATTACCGGCACCTGCTGGAAAGTCGTCATAATAGTATCAATTGTGAAGACAGTTTTTCTGAATTTTCCACTTTTGAGATCGAACATTGGCTCGAAAGACTATATTTTGAAAGACTTGAAAGAAAATCAGAACTGATATTTGAAGTATTACAACGTTCCAACAATGATTGGAATACAGCCTGCATGATCCTAATCTTTCGAGCTTTCGGTTTAAATATCAATGGCGATTATTTTTCAAACCTGGCAGAAAATCTGGACTATTCTCTAGTTGCAAAATTAGGAAGAGATCAGTTTTCCCTCGAAGCACTATTTATGGGGTATTCTAATTTGATCCATGGAGCAGATCAGTATTCAGAAGAACTACTGACAGAATTCCAGTTTCTACAACATAAGTTCTGTATACCTTTGATCGATTCTAAACCAGAATTTTTCAGATTAAGACCAGATAACTTTCCTACAATCAGGTTGGCCCAGCTCGCTAGTTTGTATGCTCAGCGACCATCATTCTTTTCAGATATTATTGCTGCGAAAGATTTGAATGAAATAAGATCCCTTTTTACTATTGAAGTTTCTGTTTACTGGAAGACTCACTACAATTTCGATAAATCCCATAAATCTAGATCAAAAAAGTTGAGCAACTCTTTTTTAGAACTATTGTTGATCAATTTTGTAATCCCATTGAAATTCGCATTCTCAAAAAGTTCCGGAGAACCAGCGTCCAGTCTCTATGAAATAGTAACAAGCCTAAAAGCCGAAAAGAACTCGATAGTGAATATGTTCAATAATTTAAGACAGGGTACAGTCAGGAATGCACTGGAATCGCAGGCGGCGCTTGAGCTCAAGAAGAATTATTGTAGTAAGGGTAGATGTTTGCAGTGTGAATTAGGCGCTAGATTATTGAGAAAATCTGTTAAATACGTTTAA